The following coding sequences lie in one Zingiber officinale cultivar Zhangliang chromosome 2B, Zo_v1.1, whole genome shotgun sequence genomic window:
- the LOC122045278 gene encoding bZIP transcription factor 27-like — protein sequence MASEASSSSSSLPSPTQRRVAAAEVWKDISLNSLNNRDTPSTPDPLFLRCFLISCSDARPASDSTDAGNVSAAVDPRKERMIKNRESAARSRARKQAYTNELEKEVDHLLKENRRLKIKYEELVKQALSAGLPVGKKRKIQRTTSAQF from the exons ATGGCCAGCGaagcctcctcttcctcctcctccctccCTTCTCCCACCCAGCGCAGGGTGGCTGCGGCGGAGGTCTGGAAGGACATCAGTCTCAACAGCCTCAACAATCGAGACACCCCTTCCACGCCCGATCCCCTCTTCCTCCGCTGCTTCCTCATCTCCTGCTCCGACGCTCGCCCCGCCAGCGACTCCACCGACGCCGGAAATGTCAGCGCCGCCGTAGATCCCCGCAAGGAACGGATGATTAAGAATCGCGAGTCGGCCGCCCGATCTAGGGCTCGGAAACAG GCCTACACGAACGAGCTGGAGAAGGAAGTGGATCATCTTCTGAAGGAAAACAGGAGGCTAAAGATCAAGTATGAGGAG TTGGTTAAGCAAGCGCTCTCGGCCGGGCTGCCTGTCGGCAAGAAGAGGAAGATCCAAAGAACAACATCCGCCCAATTCTGA
- the LOC122045277 gene encoding probable aquaporin PIP2-6: MSKEVATEGEHRPAKDYHDPPPAPLFDFGELKLWSFYRALIAEFVATLLFLYVTVATVIGYNVQSQGQQCGGVGILGIAWAFGGMIFILVYCTAGISGGHINPAVTLGLFLARKVSLLRAVLYMVAQCLGAICGVGIVKGIMKHPFNQFGGGANAVAVGYSKGTALGAEIIGTFVLVYTVFSATDPKRSARDSHVPVLAPLPIGFAVFMVHLATIPITGTGINPARSFGAAVIYNQSKPWHDHWIFWVGPFIGALAAAVYHQFVLRATAIKALGSFRSTRSI, encoded by the exons ATGTCGAAAGAGGTGGCGACGGAGGGGGAGCACCGGCCGGCGAAGGACTACCACGACCCGCCTCCTGCGCCTCTGTTTGATTTTGGGGAGCTCAAGCTGTGGTCCTTCTACAGGGCGCTCATCGCCGAGTTCGTCGCTACCCTGCTCTTCCTCTACGTCACCGTGGCCACCGTCATCGGGTACAACGTCCAGTCCCAGGGACAACAGTGTGGCGGCGTCGGCATCCTGGGCATCGCTTGGGCCTTCGGGGGCATGATTTTCATACTCGTCTACTGCACCGCCGGCATCTCAG GTGGGCACATCAATCCGGCGGTGACGCTGGGGCTGTTCCTGGCGCGGAAGGTGTCGCTGCTGCGCGCGGTGCTTTACATGGTGGCGCAGTGCCTGGGCGCTATCTGCGGCGTAGGGATCGTGAAGGGCATCATGAAGCATCCGTTCAACCAGTTCGGCGGCGGCGCGAACGCGGTGGCCGTCGGCTACTCGAAGGGCACAGCGCTCGGCGCCGAGATCATCGGCACCTTCGTCCTCGTCTACACCGTCTTCTCCGCCACCGACCCCAAGCGCAGCGCCCGCGATTCCCACGTCCCG GTGCTGGCTCCCCTGCCCATTGGGTTCGCCGTGTTCATGGTGCATCTGGCGACGATCCCCATCACCGGCACCGGCATCAACCCCGCGAGGAGTTTCGGAGCGGCCGTCATCTACAACCAGAGCAAGCCATGGCATGATCAC TGGATCTTCTGGGTCGGTCCTTTCATCGGAGCTCTGGCGGCGGCCGTGTACCACCAGTTCGTGTTGAGGGCGACGGCAATCAAGGCCTTGGGATCGTTCCGGAGCACCCGCAGCATCTGA